One genomic segment of Mastomys coucha isolate ucsf_1 unplaced genomic scaffold, UCSF_Mcou_1 pScaffold22, whole genome shotgun sequence includes these proteins:
- the Gsx2 gene encoding GS homeobox 2 translates to MSRSFYVDSLIIKDSTRPAPSLPESHPGPDFFIPLGMPSPLVMSVSGPGCPSRKSGAFCVCPLCVTSHLHSSRPPAGAGGGATGTAGAAVAGGGVAGGTGALPLLKSQFSPGPGDAQFCPRVSHAHHHHHTPQHHHHHHQPQQPGSAAAAAAAAAAAAAAAAAALGHPQHHAPVCAATTYNVSDPRRFHCLTMGGSDTSQVPNGKRMRTAFTSTQLLELEREFSSNMYLSRLRRIEIATYLNLSEKQVKIWFQNRRVKHKKEGKGASRNNHASCKCVGSQAHYARSEDEDSLSPASANEDKEISPL, encoded by the exons ATGTCGCGCTCCTTCTACGTGGACTCACTCATCATTAAGGACTCCACGCGGCCCGCACCCTCGCTGCCGGAATCGCACCCAGGGCCGGATTTCTTCATCCCGCTGGGCATGCCGTCCCCGTTGGTGATGTCAGTGTCCGGGCCTGGCTGTCCGTCCCGCAAAAGCGGCGCTTTCTGCGTGTGCCCGCTTTGCGTCACCTCGCACCTGCACTCCTCTCGCCCGCCCGCAGGAGCCGGTGGCGGAGCTACGGGGACCGCAGGGGCTGCGGTGGCGGGCGGCGGGGTGGCTGGAGGCACCGGCGCCCTACCTTTGCTCAAGAGCCAGTTCTCTCCGGGTCCTGGGGACGCGCAGTTTTGCCCACGGGTGAGCCAcgcacaccatcaccaccacacgccgcagcaccaccatcaccatcaccagccCCAGCAGCCCGGCTCGGctgcagcagcggcggcggcggcggcggcggcggctgctgcggcggcggcggccctGGGACACCCGCAACACCATGCACCTGTCTGCGCCGCCACTACCTACAACGTGTCTGACCCACGGAGATTCCACTGCCTCACCATGG GAGGCTCTGATACAAGCCAGGTACCCAACGGCAAAAGGATGAGAACGGCGTTTACGAGCACGcagctcctggagctggagcgAGAATTCTCTTCCAATATGTACCTGTCCCGACTCCGGAGAATCGAGATCGCGACGTACCTGAACCTGTCAGAGAAGCAGGTGAAAATCTGGTTTCAGAACCGTCGCGTGAAGCACAAGAAGGAGGGGAAAGGCGCTTCGAGGAACAATCACGCAAGCTGCAAGTGCGTGGGTAGCCAGGCGCACTACGCGCGCTCGGAGGACGAGGACTCCTTGTCTCCCGCTTCGGCTAACGAAGACAAGGAGATTTCCCCCTTGTAA